TGGATGAGGTGACTCTTGAGGTGCAGGTCCAAATATATCATTTGGGTGGTAACGATCTCCTGGCACAATACAATCCCCAGAGGTAAGCATATCATAAACGAGGGGGATGAGCTGTTTCTGATCTCGACCGCCGAGGACATAAAAAAGTGGTGGATCTTCTGATCGGCTGACCTCACCAGAGGGTGAGCTGATCGGCTCCTCCCGGAGCTCCCTTTTTAGGTGGTCGTGCTCCCCCAGCGATCAGATGGGCCCGTCTTGTCGGCTCAGGCAGCCTATATCCACGGCAGCACTCCAGCACCAGCTTGATGGCCGTATCGAGCGATACCTTATGCCCGATGGAAACGTAGACGTATTTGACGTTGTCTCTCGTTCTAACGGCCGCGCCGATGATCTCATCTCTGTCATAGAGATACTCGATCGATCCGGCCTTCTTCCCTGGTTCTCTGTGTCTGCCATAGAGCCTGGATTTAGCGCAGCCCACCGTGGGTTTATCCAGGATCAATCCCAAATGAGATGCTATACCGAATCGACGGGGATGAGCTATCCCCTGACCGTCGACGATTATCACGTCCGGCTCCGTCTTCAGTTTCTCGAAGGCGGCTATCAGCGGGGGGGTTTCCCTGAAGGAGAGAAGTCCGGGGATATAGGGGAAGGAGACCTCCTTCTCCTCCACCAGATAATCTATGATCTCCATCGATGGGAACTCCAGGACGACGATCGCCGCCTCGGCCACATCTCTTCTGAACCCGATGTCCACCCCGGCGACCGTTCTAATGGATTTGGGATCGAACTCGTCCCTGCCGATCACCTGCGTTTTAAGCCTGTTTTGTATCCTCATCGCCTCCCGGGGCGAGACGTTCCAGGGATGGATCTGTTTAACATACATTGTTATCGCTCCAACCTTTCACATAATTAGGTTTTGATTTGCCCTGCGACGTAGTTCATCAGCCCGCCGGCGCGGATAATATCCCGCATAAAATCGGGAAACGGAGCGGCCTTATACCTCTCCCCTTTTGTCAGGTTCTCTATCTCCCCTTTCGCCAGATCCACCTCCACTTCGTCTCCATCTTCTATCCCCTCCGCCGCTTGAGGGCTTTCAAGGATCGGGAGGCCGATGTTTATGGCATTTCGGAAGAAGATCCTGGCGAAAGATCGGGCGATAACGCATGAGACACCGGCGGCCTTTATAGATATCGGAGCGTGCTCGCGTGAGGAACCACAGCCGAAGTTCTTGCCGGCTACGATGATATCCCCCGGCTGAACCTGTCCGGCGAAATCGGGCTTATCCGAATCCTCCATGCAATGTGCCGCCAGCTCCTTCGGATCGGTGGTGTTGAGATATCTCGCCGGGATGATCTCGTCGGTGTTGACGTCATCGCCGAACTTCCAAGCCTTGCCTTTGAGCTTCACACCTCACCTCCGATTCACTCCAGCTCATCCGGCGATCCGATCCTGCCCAGGACGGCCGACGCGGCTGCGATCGCCGGGTTTGATAGGTATACCTCACTTTCGGGATCTCCCATCCTACCGCGGAAGTTTCTGTTAGTGGTGGATATCGCTCTCTCCCCCTTGGCCAAAACACCCATGTGCCCGCCGAGGCAGGGACCGCATGTCGGCGTACTCACCACCCCCCCGGCTTCGATGAAGATCTCCACCAACCCCTCCCGAAGGGCTTGCATATATATCTGTTGTGTGGCAGGGATGACGATCAATCTGACATATGGGTGAACCTTATGCCCTTTTAGAACATGAGCGGCCAATCTGAGATCTTCCAGCCTCCCATTGGTACATGAGCCGATCACGGCCTGATCTATGGGTATGTTTCCTACTTCGCTTATGGGTTTTGTGTTCTCAGGCTTAAAGGGGA
This Candidatus Poribacteria bacterium DNA region includes the following protein-coding sequences:
- the leuD gene encoding 3-isopropylmalate dehydratase small subunit is translated as MKLKGKAWKFGDDVNTDEIIPARYLNTTDPKELAAHCMEDSDKPDFAGQVQPGDIIVAGKNFGCGSSREHAPISIKAAGVSCVIARSFARIFFRNAINIGLPILESPQAAEGIEDGDEVEVDLAKGEIENLTKGERYKAAPFPDFMRDIIRAGGLMNYVAGQIKT
- the nfi gene encoding deoxyribonuclease V (cleaves DNA at apurinic or apyrimidinic sites), translated to MYVKQIHPWNVSPREAMRIQNRLKTQVIGRDEFDPKSIRTVAGVDIGFRRDVAEAAIVVLEFPSMEIIDYLVEEKEVSFPYIPGLLSFRETPPLIAAFEKLKTEPDVIIVDGQGIAHPRRFGIASHLGLILDKPTVGCAKSRLYGRHREPGKKAGSIEYLYDRDEIIGAAVRTRDNVKYVYVSIGHKVSLDTAIKLVLECCRGYRLPEPTRRAHLIAGGARPPKKGAPGGADQLTLW